In Oscillatoria sp. FACHB-1406, the genomic window CTCAGATTAACCCCCTTCTGAAAACGAGCAGAGTGTCACTAATGAAAGAGAACGCCCGTAAAGACCAAAAACAACTCTTGTTAGTTGATGATGACCCTAACTTGATTTTGTTGGTTAAGGATTATTTAGAGTTTCGAGGTTACGAAGTATTAACCGCAGAGAACGGTAGAGAAGCGCTTGAGGTTCTCGAACATCAAGTTCCGGATATGATTATCTGCGACGTGATGATGCCTGAAATGGATGGGTATACGCTTGTCGAACAGATTCGGCAAGATTCTAAAGTCAGTTGGATTCCAGTTTTATTTCTCTCGGCAAAAGGGCAAAGTCAAGATCGGGTAAAGGGTTTGAGTACGGGTGCAGATGTTTATATGGTTAAGCCCTTTGAACCGGAAGAATTGGTGGCTCAGGTTGAATCTTCCTTGAAGCAAGCCAATCGCTTGATCCGTCACAGTAAGGGAGTTGAAGTCGGTCATAAGATTAAGGTGCCGGAGAATGTGGAGTTAACGCCTACCGAACGGAAAGTCGTTCAGCTTGTCGCTCAGGGATTAGCAAATCGAGATATTGCGATTAAGCTGGAAGTCAGTCAGCGCACGGTGGAAAGTCACGTCTCGAATATGCTCAATAAAACCAGTTTGCACAACCGAACGGAATTAGCGCGTTGGGCGATTGAAAGTAATATGGCTTAGTGGCACGCTTGGTATTGGCAGGCGATCGCGTGTTAAAATAAGGAGCCGCTATCTGGAAAATAAGTCTATAGGGCGGCTTATTGTTCAACAGGCTGGTATAGCTCAATTGGTAGAGCACCCCACTTGTAATGGGAAGGTTGCGGGTTCAAGTCCCACTACCAGCTTATCGAGACTAAGCAAGGTTTTCCTCGCTGTAAACATCAGTATTACAAGAAACGGCTGAGATCGAATTCTTCGTCGCTTGATTTTTCGGTGGGGAAGCGATCGCGCGCTAAGATCGACAGGATGCGATCGCTATAATCGATCGCACCGCGCAATTCTTCTGCAAGCAGTTCTAATCCGCCGTTAGCATATTCTTCAAAAATGCTAACCCGCTGCGCTTCGGCGCTCGAGTCGAAACTAGAGAGAATCGTAGGGTTTTGCGTTTGAGCGATCGCGAGCAGTTCGATCGCGGGATAATGACCCCGAGAGATGAAAACATCGAGGCTAATCGGCCCGGGTTCCTGAGATAAGGTAGAATCTAGCGGCGTTCTCTTGCGATGGTGAAATCCCCAAACCGCTGCAAATGCGATCGCATCGGCATAAGTTTGAAAAGGCCCCGTTTTCTCTGGAGAATCTACTAAAGCTTGGACAAATTCGGCTTTATCTTTAGCAATGCGAATTCGACTGGAAGCCACAATTTAATGGATAATGGATAATGGATAATTGATAATGAATGAATGGCACTGAAATAAGAGTTGAAAAATCGCCCAAACATTGATATTTCGTAGGATGGGCAGCGCCCACCAGCCTTAAGTCAGTGCCATTCGATAATGAATAATTAATTATAAACGCCTAATGTGAATTAGAAGCCAGAAAGATTCTCTTACTGTTCTTTCTCCCTTCGCCCACCGATTGGGAGAGGGAAATCAAGACTGTTGGATAATGGACATCAGACGTTAATTATAAATGAAATTGTTTGGGAGGTCGAAAACAGCCGCTCAACTTTTTCAGTGCTTTACCCCGACTCGGAGGGGAAAACGATACAATGAGAGAAATTAACATTTCTTAACGATCTAGTCTACTATGTCTGCAACTGCGATCGCCCAGCCATCCTCATTTCCGGGAATTTTCTGGCAATGGCGAGGGCATTCCATATACTACGTTGCCGCTGGTTGCCCGCAACCCAACCGCCCGCCCCTGCTTCTCGTGCATGGATTTGGGGCATCGACCGATCATTGGCGTAAAAACATCGCAGAATTGCAAGCGGATTTTGCGGTTTACGCGATCGACTTATTGGGGTTCGGACGTTCGGCAAAACCCAACTTGGAGTATAGCGGCAAGTTGTGGAGCGAGCAACTCCGCGACTTTATCCAAGAGGTTATCGAGCAACCCGCTGTCATTGCTGGTAATTCCATCGGCGGTTACGTGGCGCTGTGTACGGGCGCGAACTATCCCGAAACGACAGCAGGAGTCGTACTCCTTAACAGTGCCGGTCCCTTTACCGAAGTCACCGAAACGGTTAAGGAAACGGTCTTTCAGGAATTTATTAAGAACGGAATGCGATCGCTGCTGCTGCAACCTTGGGCAAATTTCTTGCTCTTTCAATACGTGCGCCAGCGCTGGGTCATTCGTCAAACCTTAGAGAAAGTGTACCGCGATCGCAGTGCCGTGAGCGATCGCCTGGTTGAAGAAATTTATCGTCCTTCCTGCGATGAAGGCGCGGCGCAAGTCTTCGCCTCCGTCTTCAAGAGTCCGCGCGGCGAAATGAACGACGCTTTGCTGGCAAAACTGCAAGCCCCTCTGTTGCTGCTGTGGGGCGATGCCGATCCTTGGATGAACGCCAGACTGCGCAGTCCCAAGTTTCGGCAACATTACCCAGCCCTAAGCGAGTATTTCTTGCAAGCGGGACATTGCCCCCACGACGAAGTACCGCAACAAGTGAACGCCTTAATTCGCGAATGGGTATCGAACCTCTAAAGTTGCAGTGTAGCTCTTTGTCACATTTGTTGTAATATTTGGGTAAGTTAGAATTAGAGAAATTAAACTGCTGGCGATCGCGGATTTTTTTCAGACCATGCCAGCAGTCTTCAGTTCGTTAGGGTGGCACAGTAATTGGGGCGCAATCTACTCCTGCATCAACCGACTCAATTCTGACACCAAGACCCATGAATACTTCCCACCAGAGCAATCTTTTTGTTCCGCACCCGCGCAACAGTTTGTCTCTCGTTACTCTACTCCTGGCAGTAAGTACGGCTGCACCCGCTTATTCTCAGTCTATCGTCGCCGCACCGGATGGTACGGGAACGCTTGTTACGATTGAAGGCGATCGATTTAACATCGGCGGCGGTACGCGATCGGGAGATGGAAGCAATTTATTTCAAAGTTTCGCTCAATTCGGTCTCAGCACTAACCAAATTGCGAACTTTCTCACCACCCCTCAAATTCAAAATATTCTCGCTCGCGTTGTCGGTAACGATCCTTCTGTTATCAATGGCTTAATTCAAGTTACGGGGGGCAATTCTAACCTGTACTTAATGAATCCTGCCGGGATTATTTTTGGGAACGGGGCGAGTTTGAATGTTGGGGGAGATTTTTTCGCAACAACGGCAACAGGAATTGGTTTTGGGGAGAATCGTTGGTTTAATGCCTTTGGTGACAATAACTACGCAACGCTAACGGGAAATCCGACTCAATTTGCTTTCGATCTTTCACATCCCAGCGCAATTGTCAATGCTGGAAACTTAAACGTTAGCGACGGACAAAACGTAACGCTCCTCGCGGGGCAGGTTATTAATACGGGGAGTATAACTGCACCGAATGGTAATATTGCGATCGCGGCAGTTCCGGGCAGCAGTTTAATCAAAATTTCCCAACCCGGTAGCTTATTGAGCTTAGAAGTCGCCCCTCCGCGCGATTCCAACGGCGCAATTTTGCCCTTTTCTGCCCGCGATTTACCCCAATTGCTTGCGGCTGCCAACGGAGAAACGGGGTTAGTTGTGGATGCGAACAGGCGCGTTTATACCGCCGGAGGAACAGAGATTCCCCCAGAAGTTGGAACCGCGATCTCGACTGGAACTTTGAGCGTCGCCCCCTCAGTCTCTCAGCCCCTTGTTCCCTCACAAATTGCCGTTATTGGCGATCGCGTCGGCATCGTCGATAATGCTACAATCCTTGCACCCAGCGGCAACATTCGCATCGGTGGCGATTACCAAGGGCGCGGCAATATTCCCAATGCAAAGATAGCGCTCGTGGGGAGAAATGCAACGATTAACGCCGATGCGGGAACGGAAGGAAATGGCGGACGAGTTATCGTTTGGGCGGACGACAAAACAGCATTTTTCGGCACGGTTAACGCTCGAGGCGGTAGCAGTTCTGGTAATGGGGGATTTGTCGAGATTTCGGGTAAAAATAACCTGATTTTTGATGGCAATGCTGACGTGAGTGCAGTGGGCGGAATGAACGGAACAATCTTATTCGATCCGAGAGATATTATTGTTGTATCGGGGGCAAGTGCTGTCGATGATAATCAACTGAATGATTCGCAGATTTTAGCCGGAGATGGCGGCAATGCTGACTTTACAATTAGCGATACTAAACTAAGAAGTATTGTAGGCGGAACGATTATTCTGAAAGCCAATCGCGATATTACTTTTAATTCGGGGTTGGATTTGGGGAATACAGCAGCTAATGCTTTAAAAGCTAATCTCGATTTACAAGCAAGTCAAGATATTAACATTAATAGCGAGCTTGCCTTTACCGGGAATTTTGGATTAACGGCTAATGCGGGACGCAATATTAATACAACAGCATTTTTAAGAACGAATCAAGCCGGAACGGGAAATTTAGACTTAACCGCAGCGGGCGATATTACCGCTCGCTTAATGAGTACAGGAGGTTCGATAAACTTAGTGAGTACCGGCGGCAGTATTAATATTATCAACGCAGGAATTAGTACGAACAATGCTCAAACGGGAAGCGTTAACTTAACGGCGGCGGTAGATATCAATACTCACGGCATTACAGCGGGTGGAGGAATTGTTTTAAGCAGTACCGGAACCAATGGCAATATTAATGTGAAAGGACGCATCGATACGCCATTTAATGGGACGACGGGCGTGCAAATTGAAGCGGGAAATACCATTGATTTAAACGATACAAGTTTGGGAGCAATTGAGGTTATTGGATCGGGGGGCGCAATATCGGTAACGAGTCGTAATGGCAATATTATCGCTCGCCAGAATATCCAATCTAATCGCGGGAATATTGCCCTAAGCGCTGCTACGAGCTTAGATGTACAAGAAATCCAAACTTCTGGGGGCGATATCAACTTGAGTGGAGGTAATATTCTTGCGAATGAAGGAGTATTCGCATTCCGAACTAATCCTCTCGATCCGAATGCTACGGGTGCTGTCACCTTACAATCTGTTAACAATATCGACGCACAGAATATTAATGCTGAGGGAACGGTAACATTGAATAGCAGTCAGGGTAACATTATCGTTCGCGATACAATTGATGCCCGCGAAGATACTGCCGCAGGAGTGAATATTAATGCGGCGAAAGATGTGCGAGTTGAGACGATTTTAGCGGGCGGAAATGTCAATATTGGCAGTACAACGGGTAATGTCATTATTGGCGAAAATACGGGCAGTACGAACGAGATTAGAAGTTCTTCCCGCGTTGATGGCGGTACGCCGGGACGGGTTGCGATCGCGGCTTATAACGGTACGGTAACGCTCAACGGCTTAATTCGCGCGGGCAAAGCGCAAAAAACTGGAGACAGTCATATTGACATTGCCGCCTCCCGTTTTGTCGCGATTAATCCCGGCACTGGGCAATTACTCGATACGGTAGATAGTAACAGTTCGACGACAGTAACGCGCCCGACCAGCTTGTTTGCTTTTCCCGCCAACGTGACTTTTATTGGCAACGTGAATATCAACAGTGGGAATGTGAGTAATATTACTCCGGGATTAGCGAGGATTGTGTTTAGCGATAACTTGCAAAATCCCACCGCGACGAATTCATCTTCGATTGTTACTGGAAGCGGGGCGGAAGTGATTCGGATTGTACTACCGCGATCGCAAAATTTTGCCGTCGGTTCTGCCTTCGATCCCAATAACCCCAACCTTAGCGGTACGGCGGGTAGTATTAACCTCGCTGTCGCCGGAATTCCGCCAACACTGACGGTACTGCTAGAGAATGCCTCCTTTACGCCCCCCGACATTCTACGGCAACCTGTCACCCAACCGCCCAACGGGGATCCTCCGACAGGCCGAAATCCAAACCCGCCAGAACCGCCGTCCCCCCTTCCTCCCGATCCGACTGCGTTTAATACAGCCCTTAGCAGTCAAGGCGTAGAAAGAAGCGGAACCCCTCAATCGACTTGCGTGGGAGTGGAACGGGAGGAACGCGAGGGTGCATTAACGCCCGAGGAACGCTGCGAACAACCCGAACAGAAGGATAAACCAATCCTGGATACCAGCGCTGTTACGCCGCAACCCGAGCGCGATCGCTGACTATACCTTAACTTTAGGAAGAAGCGATCCAAAACTCGAGATGATAAGATCGCGATCGCAAGCCCTTGTGCTGACATTCACAACTTTTTCATACTTAGATCGCGATCCGCAAAAGCTAAAGACGGGATACTCAACTTGTCAGAAGTTCCCCCGTTTAGGCCCAAAGTTCATGTTATTCCCTAACCTTTCTCTGCAATCCTCCCCTCAGTCTGCAATCCCCGTTAGTTCCCCCAAGCTTGCCCTAGCGAGCGTTTCCAGCGGCAAAGCTAATTCTTCGGAGAAAGAAAATTCTCCCATGCACGAACTCCTCAGAGCGATCGCAACTGGCAAATTACAAGTGATTGTTTAATGAAGAGTGAATGGTGAAGAGTAAATTGATGAATGGTCAATAATTAATTTTTCTAGCCCTTATGACTCAGCGACAAAATTGGAATCCAGGTCGTTTCTTAAAAACGGTAACTTTTTTCGAGCTATTTCCCTTCCTCAATTTAATTCCCTGCCTTAAAACAATGATTCTCGGACGACAGCCACAACCCACCTCTCCCTTTAGCAACAGTCGAGTAGGTACGATTTTAGTTGTTGGAGAAACGGAAGAACTAAACGCGCAAATTGTCAAGCATTTACGAGCCAAAAATTATCCCGTGCGGGTTTTAACAAGCGAATTAGCTGGTATCGAATCGAGGGCAAATTCTGAGGCAGAATATTATCGAGGAAGCCTGCAAGATAAAGCGAGTTTCAGTGCGGAACTCATGGCGGGCGTACAAACGATGATTGCTAGTTCCGTCGATGCGTCAGCGATGGATAACCTCGTGCAAGTTGCCACGCGATCGCTCGGAACCGATCCAACAACAACAACCCTGTTTGACTTTCGTCAACCCACTGCCGATTTAGCAGCAATTTGGGGCGCAGTCGATGATGTCGTTATGGGTGGCGTGAGCGAAAGTAATTTGCGATTTGTAAATGATTGTGCTGTATTTGCCGGTAATGTTTCTGTTGCCAACTCAGGCGGATTTGCTTCCGTGCGAAATCGTAATTTTTCGCCACCCTTAGATTTATCGAGTTATGAAGGGATTCAGTTGCGAGTAAAAGGCGACGGTCAGCGCTATAAATTTATTTTACGGTGCGAAGGGAAATGGGATGGGGTAAGCTATTGCTATTCATTTAATACAGCCCCTAACAATTGGATTGATGTCCGGATTCCCTTCGACGAACTGATTCCGACGTTTCGCGCCAAAACGGTGAATGATGCGCCGAAGTTTGATTCCAGTAAGACTTATTCTATGCAGTTGATGTTGAGTAAGTTTGAGTACGATGGCAACTTAAATCCTCGGTTTGTGCCGGGAGTGTTTGAGTTGCAGTGGGAATCGATTCAAGCTTACGGTAAGACTGCCGTACCAAAGTTAATTTATGTTAGTTTGGGCGACGAGGGTTTAGAACGACAAGTTCTAGAAAGTGGTGTGAGTTACGCGATTATTCGGGGGGAAAATACAACATCTGAGGAGATTTCTCGCCGTTGCGTGCAAGCTGTGAATTCCCCTAGAGAGTCAGTCAATTAGAATCATTCTTATCTGGAAAATACGCTCTATTGTAGGGTGGGCATTGCTGTTTCTAGGATTAACGGGACTTTGACAAAAATCTACGTCAAAAGTAGTAGAGTGCTATTTGAAATGTAAAAGTACGTTGATTAAATGCACCAAAGTTCTGGCTGGTGGGCGCTGCCCACCCTACTACTATGGTGCGGCGCTTATTTGCCGAAGTGCGATTCGCAAGAGAGTGACAAAATAAGGATATCAATAATTAATTATCAATAATCGAATAGCAATGAATTAAGGCTGGTGGGCGCTGCCCACCCTACGAAATTAATGCTTGTGGCTCCCATTATCAATTAAGAAAGTCCCGTTATCAATTATCCATTATCAATTATCAATTATTAAACCTTTCTTTCGCCTCTTCATAAGCTTGTTGCATGGCAGCTTGAATCTTTTTCGGATCGGGTTTTCTGCCGCCCATGAGTTCGCCGAAGTAAACGCAAGCCCCTTCGCCTAATGCCCAAGTATATGCACCCGCCCAAGATGCCGCGATCGCGCTGCCCAAAACCGGGATAAACTTAACTAATTCCCGCCCGATCGCTTGCGCTAAAAATCCTCCCGCGATCGCGCTAACCGTTCCTCCTGCCTGCGAAGGACTCAACTTTTGCCCGTACAAATTCCCCAATAGCCCTACCATCGACACTTGCAGCGCCGTTAGCACGGGCATTGTCGCCAGCGGCAAAGGAAAGGCAGCCGCAGTTGCAGCCATCACCGAAAAGGCTAAAATATAGCGCCGCGCAACATCCCGATATAAGTTGCCGATTTGCTGTCCCGTTTCCCCGTCCAGCAGTTGGTGAATGGCACGCGCTTCAGCTTCCGGGAGGAGGTCTGCTAAGGTATCGCGAAAGCTCTCTAAGCCATAAAATACGGGATTGTAGGCATCTTCTTCTAAAGTAAAGTCTAGGAGTACGGCGCGATCGCATATTCCCTCAAAGCTCTGTTTTAGGGCGTTGAAGGCGCGGTCAATATCCTCGAATTCTGGCGGATAGGGCGGGTGATCCTCCGTTCCGGGCGGGTAGACTTCGTGGAGGCAAGTCACCGCTAATAAAACGGGAATTTGGGGATATTGCTGGTGTAGCGATCGCGCAATTTCCCGCAGCGTATCGGTGGCAAAATCGTTAATTTTAACCGTCAGAATCAAAATCCGGGCGCGATCCTGCTTTTGCTGCAACTCTGCGCCCAATTCCTCAATAATCGCCTCTGTATTGCGATTAATATCCCCCAAGCCCACCGTATCGGTAAAAATTAACAACGGTAAATCTTCCGAAGGATAGGCATAGCGTTCTGTATGCTGGGTGTGGGGGCGAAATCCTTGCCCGACAATCTCCTCAGAAACGCCCGTCAGCCCGCGCACGATCGAACTTTTGCCCGCTTGCGGTTTGCCAAGCAGAATCGCCTCCGTTGTGGGAAGTTGGGCGCGTAAAGTTTCTAAAATTTCTGCAACTTGTTGCTCGCTGACGCTAAACCACCCGACAACTGCTTGAGTAGCAGGTTCGACAGGAAGAACTCGAGTCAGGTTAGAGGTTGCCGAGCTAAGGCGGGATGTTGCCTCATTCCAAACTTTCCCGGCTCGCTCCGTCCAAGATTCCCGCAAGGAGCGAGGGGGATTTTCTGGGGAGGTAGCTTCAGGAGAACGTTCTTCAGAAGGAGGAAAATCGGACATGGGAGAAATTACGCGATCGCTAGCTATCACTTCCTAGTGTCCCTTATTCTCGGCTCGCCTGCCTACTACTCCAGGCAGAAAGCGATTTTCCGCTTTTGTTCGCCGTCGCCGCCAAATTTTGAACTTTCTGGCTCTGTCAACTTCTGAAAAGACCTCAGAATTTTAAACTTTGAATTCCTGGCAGGGGTATAATCTATCTCAATTGTTAAAAAACTGTATTGGGAAGGTCAATTAATCAATGGAAGCCGCCTTACTACTTGCGAAGTTACCAGAAGCTTATCAACTCTTCGATCCTTTAGTCGATGTTCTGCCGTTGATCCCGCTGTTCTTCTTGTTGCTGGCCTTTGTCTGGCAAGCCGCGATTGGATTTAGATAGACCAAGAACTGAAAGGAAAAAGCGCTTGTTGGGGCATCCTAAGAGGATGTCCCATTATTTTATGCGGGGAAGGTATTATTAGAATCAGGCGGCTAAAGCAATCCCTATCTCCAATTCATCTCCAAACCCCGCACTCTGTTGTCTCCCGCGATCGCCCCTGATACCAATTCTCATTGATTTTGCACGAATCCCTAAGAGGGCATAACGGTGTTATGCCCCTACGGCGACAAATTTAGTGCAAAAGTTGTAGGAAATGGTATGAATTCTCAACCACCTTGACGAGTTCGTAGTGTCTTGCATCTTCCGCTACCCCTATTCCCCCACTCCCGATAGCTCGATTGCGGTCAATACGATGGTGACAGGGAAAACTCTCGCCCATGTTGCCATTGAGTACCGCAGAACGACGATAACTGTGGCATCAGACGTTAGCTCTACCATTCCAGCAAGAGAAAGCTTTAACTCATCTCTTGCGTTTTGAAACCGCTCGCCATGATCGTTAAAGCCTTCAAACGTTATATCTCTCGCCAACTCGACCGAGTTTCCCTGCAAACGCTGCTGGTGGGGCCGTTTTTACTACAAATCTTTGGCGCGATCGGTTTAATTGGCTATTTATCGTATCAAAACTCTCAAGAGGCCGTACAAGATTTAATCGTACAGCTAGAGAAGGGAACAAACGCGCGCGTCGAACGGCATCTCAAAAGTTATTTAGCCTTCCCCGATCGAATCAATCGCATTAATTTCGAGGCGGTCGATCTGGGGTTATTGAATTTGCAAGATTTCAAGAAAACCTCCCAGTATTTTTGGAAGCAGATGGGGGTGTTTCCGGTCAGTTATATTTCTTACGGAACGACAAAGGGCGAATTCATTGGAGTCGAGCGACTGGATGACGGTTCGTTACGCATCAATGAAGTCTCGGAAAAAACGGCCCTGGGGCGCTTGTTTGTTTACGCAACGAGTGGTGAAGGACAAACGAGCAAACTACTGGAGGTCAAAGACTGGGAACCGCGATCGGAAGCGTGGTATACGGAAACGGTGAAGGCGGGCGTGCCGATCTGGAGTCCGATTTATCAGTGGGAGGATAAACCGGAGGTGCTATCGGTTTCGGCGAATTATCCGATTTTCGATCGCGCTGGCAAAAACCTGCTCGGTGTCCTCAGTATCGATTGTACGCTCTCGCAAATTAGCGATTTTTTGCGCAATATTCAAGTCAGTCCGGGAACCCGGATCGCCATTATCGAACGCAATGGTTTGCTGGTCGCCAATTCGACGAGTGAAAAAGTCTATCGAATGGTCGGAAAAACGGCTCAGCGCCTTAAAGCCGATGAAAGTGAAGACCCCCTAGTGCGCGAGACAATGAAGCAATTGCGCCAGAAAGTCGGCAATCTCAATGCTATCCAAAGCGCGCAGACGTTTAAGTTTGAACTCGATGGCGCTGCGCACTTTCTGCACGTCGTCCCTTACCAAGATGCCCTCGGTTTAAACTGGCTGATTGTTGTGACAATCCCGCAAGGGGATTTTATGAGTCGGATCTACGCCAATACGCGATCGACAGCAATTATTTGCTCGATCGCTTTAGTCCTGGCAACGATCTTCGGAATGCTGACTGCGCGGCGGATTTTGCGGCCGATTCAGCAACTCAACCAAGCGAGCAATGCGATCGCGTCGGGGTTGCTAGACCAACAAATTGCGATGCGCGGTTCTAAAGAATTGCGCGCTTTAGCGCGATCGTTTAACTGGATGGCAACACAATTGCGCGAATCGTTTGTAGCGCTCGATCTTGCTAATGAAGAACTCGAACAGCGCGTCGAACAGCGCACGCTTGACCTTCAACAGGAGATTCAAGAACGCCAGTTAATCGAGCAAAAATTACAAATTTCCGAAGCCGAAATTCGCGGTTTTTTTGAAGCGATGAGCGAAGTCGTCTTATTAGTTGACTTAGAACAGGCTAACATCCGCGTTGCTCCGACCAATCTGGCGCGCTTCTATCCGCCTAATGCCGATATTCTCAATCAAACCATCGATTTATTTTTTGGGGAAAAAACGGAAATCGTGCGCGATCGCATCTCTCAAGCCCTTCGCAGCCAACAAATCACCACCTACGAATATTGTTTCGCGCTTGAAGAAGATGCTTGGAGAGACTTACAACCCTCAACCTGCAACCCCTTAAAGACTCGCCAGACACAAAGAGTTTCTTTACACGCGCACGACGGGACGAAACTGCCGGTCGTTTGGTTTTCTGCGAGTATTTCGCCCATTTCCGATACT contains:
- a CDS encoding response regulator transcription factor codes for the protein MKENARKDQKQLLLVDDDPNLILLVKDYLEFRGYEVLTAENGREALEVLEHQVPDMIICDVMMPEMDGYTLVEQIRQDSKVSWIPVLFLSAKGQSQDRVKGLSTGADVYMVKPFEPEELVAQVESSLKQANRLIRHSKGVEVGHKIKVPENVELTPTERKVVQLVAQGLANRDIAIKLEVSQRTVESHVSNMLNKTSLHNRTELARWAIESNMA
- a CDS encoding DNA phosphorothioation-associated protein 4, with translation MASSRIRIAKDKAEFVQALVDSPEKTGPFQTYADAIAFAAVWGFHHRKRTPLDSTLSQEPGPISLDVFISRGHYPAIELLAIAQTQNPTILSSFDSSAEAQRVSIFEEYANGGLELLAEELRGAIDYSDRILSILARDRFPTEKSSDEEFDLSRFL
- a CDS encoding alpha/beta fold hydrolase; its protein translation is MSATAIAQPSSFPGIFWQWRGHSIYYVAAGCPQPNRPPLLLVHGFGASTDHWRKNIAELQADFAVYAIDLLGFGRSAKPNLEYSGKLWSEQLRDFIQEVIEQPAVIAGNSIGGYVALCTGANYPETTAGVVLLNSAGPFTEVTETVKETVFQEFIKNGMRSLLLQPWANFLLFQYVRQRWVIRQTLEKVYRDRSAVSDRLVEEIYRPSCDEGAAQVFASVFKSPRGEMNDALLAKLQAPLLLLWGDADPWMNARLRSPKFRQHYPALSEYFLQAGHCPHDEVPQQVNALIREWVSNL
- a CDS encoding filamentous hemagglutinin N-terminal domain-containing protein yields the protein MNTSHQSNLFVPHPRNSLSLVTLLLAVSTAAPAYSQSIVAAPDGTGTLVTIEGDRFNIGGGTRSGDGSNLFQSFAQFGLSTNQIANFLTTPQIQNILARVVGNDPSVINGLIQVTGGNSNLYLMNPAGIIFGNGASLNVGGDFFATTATGIGFGENRWFNAFGDNNYATLTGNPTQFAFDLSHPSAIVNAGNLNVSDGQNVTLLAGQVINTGSITAPNGNIAIAAVPGSSLIKISQPGSLLSLEVAPPRDSNGAILPFSARDLPQLLAAANGETGLVVDANRRVYTAGGTEIPPEVGTAISTGTLSVAPSVSQPLVPSQIAVIGDRVGIVDNATILAPSGNIRIGGDYQGRGNIPNAKIALVGRNATINADAGTEGNGGRVIVWADDKTAFFGTVNARGGSSSGNGGFVEISGKNNLIFDGNADVSAVGGMNGTILFDPRDIIVVSGASAVDDNQLNDSQILAGDGGNADFTISDTKLRSIVGGTIILKANRDITFNSGLDLGNTAANALKANLDLQASQDININSELAFTGNFGLTANAGRNINTTAFLRTNQAGTGNLDLTAAGDITARLMSTGGSINLVSTGGSINIINAGISTNNAQTGSVNLTAAVDINTHGITAGGGIVLSSTGTNGNINVKGRIDTPFNGTTGVQIEAGNTIDLNDTSLGAIEVIGSGGAISVTSRNGNIIARQNIQSNRGNIALSAATSLDVQEIQTSGGDINLSGGNILANEGVFAFRTNPLDPNATGAVTLQSVNNIDAQNINAEGTVTLNSSQGNIIVRDTIDAREDTAAGVNINAAKDVRVETILAGGNVNIGSTTGNVIIGENTGSTNEIRSSSRVDGGTPGRVAIAAYNGTVTLNGLIRAGKAQKTGDSHIDIAASRFVAINPGTGQLLDTVDSNSSTTVTRPTSLFAFPANVTFIGNVNINSGNVSNITPGLARIVFSDNLQNPTATNSSSIVTGSGAEVIRIVLPRSQNFAVGSAFDPNNPNLSGTAGSINLAVAGIPPTLTVLLENASFTPPDILRQPVTQPPNGDPPTGRNPNPPEPPSPLPPDPTAFNTALSSQGVERSGTPQSTCVGVEREEREGALTPEERCEQPEQKDKPILDTSAVTPQPERDR
- a CDS encoding CIA30 family protein — translated: MTQRQNWNPGRFLKTVTFFELFPFLNLIPCLKTMILGRQPQPTSPFSNSRVGTILVVGETEELNAQIVKHLRAKNYPVRVLTSELAGIESRANSEAEYYRGSLQDKASFSAELMAGVQTMIASSVDASAMDNLVQVATRSLGTDPTTTTLFDFRQPTADLAAIWGAVDDVVMGGVSESNLRFVNDCAVFAGNVSVANSGGFASVRNRNFSPPLDLSSYEGIQLRVKGDGQRYKFILRCEGKWDGVSYCYSFNTAPNNWIDVRIPFDELIPTFRAKTVNDAPKFDSSKTYSMQLMLSKFEYDGNLNPRFVPGVFELQWESIQAYGKTAVPKLIYVSLGDEGLERQVLESGVSYAIIRGENTTSEEISRRCVQAVNSPRESVN
- a CDS encoding GTPase — translated: MSDFPPSEERSPEATSPENPPRSLRESWTERAGKVWNEATSRLSSATSNLTRVLPVEPATQAVVGWFSVSEQQVAEILETLRAQLPTTEAILLGKPQAGKSSIVRGLTGVSEEIVGQGFRPHTQHTERYAYPSEDLPLLIFTDTVGLGDINRNTEAIIEELGAELQQKQDRARILILTVKINDFATDTLREIARSLHQQYPQIPVLLAVTCLHEVYPPGTEDHPPYPPEFEDIDRAFNALKQSFEGICDRAVLLDFTLEEDAYNPVFYGLESFRDTLADLLPEAEARAIHQLLDGETGQQIGNLYRDVARRYILAFSVMAATAAAFPLPLATMPVLTALQVSMVGLLGNLYGQKLSPSQAGGTVSAIAGGFLAQAIGRELVKFIPVLGSAIAASWAGAYTWALGEGACVYFGELMGGRKPDPKKIQAAMQQAYEEAKERFNN
- a CDS encoding photosystem II reaction center protein K, with protein sequence MEAALLLAKLPEAYQLFDPLVDVLPLIPLFFLLLAFVWQAAIGFR